Proteins from one Cicer arietinum cultivar CDC Frontier isolate Library 1 chromosome 3, Cicar.CDCFrontier_v2.0, whole genome shotgun sequence genomic window:
- the LOC113785683 gene encoding S-protein homolog 5-like, with protein MELKALIISVLLVVIRVGVQASQTNSFFGGRSSVLITNDLPAPSKLIVHCKSGDDDLGIQNLPTGGQKYWTFRPNIFGTTLFYCYFNWDNMVMSVEVFNDKHDGGECTGHCLRSVRKDGIYFLNAKDGLWERKKSWTPQNSKNIVNYQ; from the coding sequence ATGGAATTGAAAGCCTTGATTATAAGTGTTTTATTGGTGGTGATTAGGGTTGGTGTGCAAGCAAGCCAAACAAATAGCTTTTTTGGAGGCAGATCAAGTGTTCTTATTACAAATGATTTGCCAGCTCCTAGTAAACTCATTGTGCATTGCAAATCAGGAGATGATGATTTAGGTATACAAAATCTTCCAACTGGAGGACAAAAATATTGGACATTCAGACCGAACATTTTTGGAACAACTTTGTTTTATTGCTATTTCAATTGGGACAATATGGTAATGAGTGTGGAGGTTTTCAATGATAAGCATGATGGTGGAGAGTGTACCGGACACTGTTTGCGAAGTGTTAGAAAAGATGGAATCTATTTTCTAAATGCCAAGGATGGTTTATGGGAAAGGAAAAAATCATGGACgcctcaaaattcaaaaaatatagttaattatCAGTAA